In Gallus gallus isolate bGalGal1 chromosome 8, bGalGal1.mat.broiler.GRCg7b, whole genome shotgun sequence, one DNA window encodes the following:
- the LOC107053919 gene encoding zinc finger protein 281: MKLGGGFLGGGKRAAAMEPGFPPGMVMFNHRLPPVTSFTRAAAPPPAAQHPPQCALPPPSAAASSAAEPPAPPAPQDVTFKKEPAGAFPSAPSSAQRGPWGFLQSLVSIKQEKPSEQEEEEPPPQHHHYGGLFGAPGEERPPGLGGGGGEGGGQSVIQDLSLLQHLHQHPPRDLLLGGRAEGGPGGSGEPKHDAQVKKAKRPKPETQGIKAKRKPGASSKPPLVGDAEGAVASPSQKPHVCEHCSAAFRSSYHLRRHVLIHTGERPFQCSQCSMGFIQKYLLQRHEKIHSREKPFGCDQCSMKFIQKYHMERHKRTHSGEKPYKCDTCQQYFSRTDRLLKHRRTCGEAIGKAGAGMEPGSSHNMGSLAALSQGNTNSSRRKSKTKSISTENKGNKCSSKVAESQVTSNVAMPNYAVDIPIVSSSGGLVGTGVEELQKKVPKLVFKKGSRKQADKNYLNFVSPLPDILGQKPLSGKQSGSLGSLVANTSVENIGLLQSPSGKSGQINSNYDDAMQFSKKRRYLQTASGNSAFSINVGHMTSQQSVIQSAGVSVMDNETPLSLIDSASLNSEIKTCHDKSGIPDEVLQSLLDQYSHKSEGQKEDPFSITEQRVDLHSSGEHSEMVQEENLSPNSQTVSNDKASMLQEYSKYLQQAFERTTNSTGFAFGPSFQFVSLSSTLHNHTLFQDKQIYTTSPLECGFSQSVTSVLPTALPKPPFGMLLGSQPGFYLSALEATHQQLTPSQELDDLIDPQKTLETSSNYQSTSQKLTGQKEQKNLESSTSFQIPSQELASQIDPQKDIEPRATYQIENFAQAFGSQFKSGSRVPMTFITNSNGEVDHRVRTSVSDFSGYSNMMSDVSEPCSTRVKTPTSQSYR, translated from the coding sequence ATGAAACTCGGCGGCGGCTTCCTCGGCGGCGGCAAGAGGGCGGCGGCCATGGAGCCCGGCTTTCCCCCCGGCATGGTGATGTTCAACCACCGCCTGCCCCCGGTCACCAGCTTCACCCGGGCGGCCGCGCCCCCCCCGGCGGCCCAGCACCCCCCGCAGTGCGCGCTCCCCCCGCCTTCCGCCGCCGCTTCCTCCGCGGCCGAGCCCccggcgccgcccgccccccaGGACGTGACTTTCAAGAAGGAGCCGGCGGGGGCTTTCCCCTCCGCGCCCTCCTCCGCGCAGCGCGGCCCCTGGGGCTTCCTGCAGTCCCTCGTCAGCATCAAGCAGGAGAAGCCCAgcgagcaggaggaggaagagccgCCGCCGCAGCACCACCACTACGGGGGGCTCTTCGGGGCGCCGGGCGAGGAGCGGCCCCCGGGCctggggggcggcggcggcgaagGCGGCGGGCAGAGCGTGATCCAGGACCtgagcctcctgcagcacctgcaccAGCACCCCCCGCGGGACCTGCTGCTGGGCGGCAGAGCCGAGGGCGGCCCCGGCGGCTCGGGCGAGCCGAAGCACGACGCCCAGGTCAAGAAGGCGAAGAGGCCAAAGCCAGAAACTCAGGGAATCAAAGCCAAGCGGAAGCCCGGCGCTTCGTCCAAACCCCCCCTGGTGGGAGACGCGGAAGGTGCCGTCGCGTCCCCGAGTCAGAAACCTCACGTCTGCGAACACTGCAGCGCTGCCTTCAGGAGCTCCTACCACTTGCGCAGGCACGTGCTCATTCACACCGGGGAGAGGCCTTTCCAGTGCAGCCAGTGCAGCATGGGCTTCATCCAGAAGTACCTGCTGCAGCGGCACGAGAAGATCCACAGCAGGGAGAAGCCTTTCGGGTGCGACCAGTGCAGCATGAAGTTCATCCAGAAGTACCACATGGAGAGACACAAGAGGACGCATAGCGGAGAAAAGCCATACAAGTGTGACACTTGTCAGCAGTATTTTTCGAGGACTGATAGACTGTTGAAGCACAGAAGAACGTGTGGTGAAGCCATAGGTAAAGCAGGTGCTGGAATGGAGCCCGGATCGTCACATAACATGGGTAGCTTGGCTGCGTTGTCTCAGGGAAATACAAATTCCTcaaggagaaaaagtaaaacaaaaagcatatccactgaaaacaaaggaaataagtGTAGCAGCAAAGTAGCGGAATCTCAAGTTACAAGTAATGTGGCCATGCCAAATTATGCAGTTGATATTCCTATTGTGTCTTCCAGTGGTGGTCTCGTTGGCACAGGTGtagaagaacttcagaaaaaggTGCCAAAATTGGTCTtcaagaaaggaagcagaaaacaggCAGACAAAAACTACCTTAACTTTGTATCACCACTGCCAGATATTCTTGGGCAAAAACCCCTGTCTGGGAAACAGAGTGGCTCTCTGGGCTCGTTAGTAGCCAATACCAGTGTAGAAAATATTGGCCTTCTCCAAAGTCCAAGTGGTAAATCAGGTCAAATAAATAGTAATTACGATGATGCCAtgcagttttcaaagaaaagaagatactTGCAAACTGCAAGTGGTAACAGTGCCTTTTCAATTAATGTCGGACACATGACTTCCCAACAGTCCGTCATCCAGTCTGCAGGTGTTAGTGTTATGGATAATGAAACTCCATTGTCTCTTATTGATTCAGCATCCTTAAATAGTGAAATAAAGACTTGCCATGACAAGTCTGGTATTCCTGATGAAGTCTTACAGAGCCTTTTGGACCAGTACTCTCACAAATCGGAAGGCCAGAAAGAAGATCCTTTCAGTATAACTGAACAGCGTGTGGACTTGCACAGCTCAGGAGAACATTCAGAGATGGTTCAGGAAGAAAATTTGAGTCCGAACTCTCAAACTGTTTCAAATGATAAGGCGAGCATGTTGCAAGAATACTCCAAATACCTCCAACAAGCTTTTGAAAGAACGACCAATAGCACTGGTTTTGCATTTGGACCCAGTTTCCAGTTTGTTAGCTTGTCTTCAACTCTCCATAACCACACTCTGTTTCAGGACAAACAGATATACACTACGTCTCCACTTGAGTGTGGCTTCAGCCAATCCGTTACCTCAGTATTGCCAACTGCGTTGCCAAAACCTCCGTTTGGGATGTTGCTTGGCTCTCAACCAGGCTTTTATTTATCTGCTTTGGAGGCTACGCATCAACAGTTGACTCCTTCTCAAGAGCTGGATGATCTCATTGATCCTCAGAAAACCTTAGAGACTTCGTCTAACTACCAGTCTACATCTCAGAAACTGACTGgccagaaggagcagaaaaaCTTAGAGTCCTCAACGAGCTTTCAGATCCCATCTCAGGAGTTAGCTAGCCAGATAGATCCTCAGAAGGACATAGAGCCTAGAGCAACCTACCAGATCGAGAACTTTGCACAAGCGTTTGGTTCTCAGTTTAAGTCGGGCAGCAGGGTGCCAATGACTTTTATCACTAACTCTAATGGAGAAGTGGACCATAGGGTAAGGACTTCAGTCTCAGATTTCTCAGGGTATTCAAATATGATGTCTGATGTAAGTGAGCCATGTAGTACACGAGTAAAAACCCCAACCAGTCAGAGTTACAGGTAA